The segment CTCCATCTTGTGGAGTGAGCCTTAATCCAGCCATAGAGTGGTTACTGCCACAGCATGTGTACCACTATTGTACCTAGGTGTCATGCAGACAGATCACGGTTGTACACTGCAGGTTTTGTAGCTGGATTGGTGGTTACTTCTCTAGAGGAAGGTTTTTGAATGATGGGATCTTTGAAGAAATGAGCCTCAATGCCAGTAATGAGGAGAGTAAAGCTTTGAGTCCTGAAAAGTGGGCGGGATGCTCATCCTCTGGGGGTTGACTAAGATCCTAAGATCCGCTGTGTGCTGGGTAGCTTTCTCCACGGAGTTTGCTTTCCCATTCCTTAGTCTTCAAAGTAGGGTAGCCTGTTTATTAAAATAACACATGGTCATCATCATCAGGCTGTGTGGCCCACCAAAACATCCAGTTTGTACCATAAAAGCATTGATGTGGTGGCAAACCACTGCAGGCATTTAGCATCTGGAGTCAAAGATCTTAGCTTTGAATACCCAGGCTTGGAAACTGGGTGACTCCAAATAAAGCATTTAGTCCATTGCATCTTGAATTTCCCCATACACACAAATCATGTGGAAAACGAGATTGGGCACAACAGATGCCAGGTGGGGTCTAATGTTCTACATCTCCATTAAGCACTTGAGTGACGCTAAACATCTAGGACTTAATCCTTTTGTTCCTTGGTAACCTCAGCCATGAAAATCTTACCTGAGGAACAGTAGGCATATTGTATATACATTGCACACATAAGAGGGTGTCTTTCTGAGAGGCCGTGTGTTAGGCAAGAGAGTAGTACCTTTCTTTCACCCACAGGACTTGTGGGTGAACCTCACATTTGCCACCCTTTCCACAGCTGCCTCTTATGCTGCCAGGTGCAAGCTCCTCATGTCTTAGGAGATATTTTGTACTGATGCCCATGGGCCTCTGACTTGCCAGAGGCCTCTGATGCTGGCTGTACTTTCCACAGCTGGGGCCGATCAACTCAACCTGAGATGTGGACCCAGCACTTAACCCTGGCTCCTCATCCATTGCCCACAGGTGGTTGCCTTTATGAAGTCCCCAGTGGGCCGGTTCCTGGACAGGCATCCGTTCCTGGTTCTCACCGTGCTGATGTTTGTTACCATGTCAGCCATCCCTGTTGGTTTCTTCCTGCTCATCGTGGTGCTCACCTCCCTGGGTGCTCTTATGGGGGCCATATTACTGGAAGGTACTCACTCTACCCAAGGTAACTGGGAAGTAACTCAATAAGCTGGACAGTATTTATTGACCATCTGCCATTCTCATCAAAGGCTCCTCTTTCTGGTCCAAGGCAGCTTGTCAGAGGGGTTAAAACACAGGCTCTTGTGTGCATCCCTCACTACCACTGTAATCTGAGACATAATTCATTCCTTCTGAGCCTTAAATTGGCAACCAAATGAGCAGAGAGACCCCCAAGTGTAATATAGTTTATCAACGGTAGGGAACGAGGCAAAGAGAGGTCCAGCTAGTTGATGCCAGAAACTGAGGCCTACTCAGGTGTTGAACTATATAACTATTTTAAATGtcagaaatgtaaattttttatgGGAAATCTGCTGACTTCAAAATATCTGAGTCAGCTGTCAGTATTTTAAATAAcctgggctgggtcttcccattctcagcctgcTTCAGATGAAGGCACATCTTAACCACACTCTCCTCCTAGGCCTGGTCATCTCTGTTTGTGGTCTCTCACTGCTCTGCATCCTCTGTGGCCTGGGCTTCGTATCGCTTGCCTTGTCAGGGATAACCATGATGTCCTATGTGGTGGTCTCCTGCCTCATGAGCTACTGGTTTTCTCCAAGGTAAATACAAGTCAATGGAACAACTTAATCTTGGTCATTTGGGGGATTCACACAGATAACCAGAGATAATCCCACTTGACATCTAGAAGCCAAATTATAAGAAACAGGTGTCCCTCACAGTTGCCCATAGACATTGCATATCAGCTACACATTTACAGTAGAGTTTCTTACTGCTACCCTCCCTAGTCCATCACCCATAGAGCTGGAGTAGCTTCCTGGGCACTTACTAATTCTTCTAAGAGGGTGTCTATTTAAATTACAAAGGCCAAATGGGGCCCAAGTTTAGGAGGGTTGGAAGGGAGGTAAACAGGGAAGAGGCTCACCTATCAGGTTGCCACGCCTACCTTGCAGGGTGATTTGGAGTTGGGAAGCTGTTGTCCTCACAATTTACCTTGGTCTCCTCAGCTCATCCCAGTGTGATCTTCCCAGCACAATGGCTCATGTTTACTATGTGGAGTTTCTTCCCCCAGCCCTACACACAGTGTGGCGCCTGGGTCTTGACTGGGGGAGCAGTGACCTTTTAGATGTTGGAGGGAAACCTAGTATCGCTGGAGTGCCTGGGAGACAATCTTTTGTGATgtgctcctccctgctcctcaAGGGACTTTCAAAGGCCACTTTTTAAAAAACGTAttcatcattttattcatttacatttcaaatgatattcccattcctggtttcccctccacaatgcccactcccctttgcctctatgcgggtgctcctccacccactcatccaGTCCCACATCATCACTCTTCACTGGGGCATTaaatcttcacaggaccaagggcctcccttcccatggatgtcagataaggccatcatatgcagctggaaccatgggtccctccatgtgtactctttgttggtggtttaatccctgggagctctggggcatctggttagttgatattgttcttcctatggggttgcaatcccctttagctccttcagcccttcccctagctcttccattggggctCCCAGGCTCaggccaatggttggctgtatttGCATCTATATTAGTGAGGtactggtagaacctctcagggaatagCCATTCcacactcctgtcagcaagcccttcttggccTCAGCAGTAGTGTCGGGGTTTGGCGTCTGCACTTTTTCGATACTTGATTTTTGTGCTGTGTATAGATTGTAGATTCTTAGGTCCCCATGTACTGAGTCTGCCTTGTCCTTCACCTAGGCTTCCACTAGTTTGATAGCTGTGGCCCAGGCCTGTTGAGTATTTACTTAGTGCCAGAGTCTGTGCTGAGCACTTTCCAGCCACATTCCATGTAACTCTAAGGGTGAGCCTCATTCTGTGATAGATAAAGGAAAGCCAAGTACCAAAGCTGAGAATAGCTGAGAAGGGACTTAAATCTAGATCCATTAGGTATGGTAATATTCTCAACGAAAATATAAAGTGACTGTAAAACATAGGCCAACAATCTCTGCGAAGGGACACCTAGTAAACATTCTAGGCCGTTTAGGTGATGGCTAGCCTCTCAGCTCTGTTACTGCAATGTGAGAGCAGAtgttaaacaaataaacaggTCTGGCTGTGTtgcaataaaactttattcaGACTCCACAAAGACAGATGGCTTGCCAAATTTGCCCCCTCTGGCCTTGATTGACTTGCCAGTCCATGCTCCAAAACCCCACTAGTACCCTGAGCTTCAGTCTTCTTACAGGATAGATAGCCCTTGAGCCTCTTAACAAAAGACTCTCTCACCTCTTGTCTAGGTgtctttgattcccagcattttCTCTCTCCCCAAAAAAGGTTATCTTACTGTCATTTCCACATGTTGAGTATCTGTGATCTTAAATTGCCCAGGGCTTGTTCTCAGAAGATTGCTTAACTGATAGTCCCTGGAATCATAGCCAGCTTCTCACAAGTTGCTTTGATCCCTATCAGTTTCAAAAGACACACGGTGCCCTATTTGGCATATGGAAGGCAGTGCTTTGCAAAAAAAATCCCTCCCTGCCTGAAACTCTGCTTTAATTAGACTCCAGGCCTAGAAGCACAATGAGGTGCTCAGGTGGAAGCTGCAAGCCAGAGGTTCTGAGTCAGGAGTCCCAGAACCAACATAAAAATGCCAGACACAGTATACACTCCcaacctcagcactggggagacataGATTGCTGtgccttgctggccagccagcccagcctaatcagagagttccaggccaatgggAGACCTGTCTCAAGGGAGGTAGACAGTGTTCTTGAGGATGATACATGTGAAagtgtacctacacacacacacatgggcattcacacacatgtatgtatatacacacgagaacgcatttaaaaagaaaagagaagcaaaatCAGAACGGTGTTTGTCAGTGGAGAGGCTTGACCTGGTTCTCCTCTTCCCAACTGACCCGTCAGGCCCTCTGTTCCCATTTGGGCAGAGATGCCCTACTTCCTCTCTGGACTCACTTTACTTTCTCAAAGTCTACTGAAGCATCCAGGAAATGGGTTCAGTACTTTGATAATAGTCCCACTGAAATTATAACAGCAACTCCAGAATTGGCTGTTCACttaaaaaggaagaatattactcatctataaAAAATGTATTAATGAAAAATGGTTGTATTTTACAAACAAAGTGGATTTATCCAGGTCACACTGCCTTATATTTTATCATTGACTTTCTCTATTTTTCCCACCCCCAGCTATATGGCCAGGGTTGGTATAGTTTAGGCTAGCCCCAGCCTCtcactcttcctgcctcagcctactctCCAAGTGCCAGAATGTTAGGTGCACAATGCCAGCCCTGGCTGTCATACATCTCCTAACTCTATGCTCTGATGGAATTAGCAATGCTGGCCCTTATACCCTGCATCTGTACCACCAGTGCATGTGCCTGAGCCTCAGCACAGCTGGGGAAGGGAAAGCCTTCTGCAAAGGACTGTGGACCTTTCTCTGATAGTGTACCTGAACTCTGTAATGATACTTGCTTCATTTAGTgaatgtgggattttttttcacttttttaataTTACAGTCAACGTGTATATATGTAGCATGTGTGGTTGTGACATTATGCCTTGAAAATGAAGAGTTGTGATAAATTAAGTGCTCTTGGAGAACTCCTGTACCAGGAAAATCTTTATTCAAGATAAAGATAGGCCCTCATTGATTGACCCAAAGcacaagagaagaaagaggggctAGCAATTCATTCCATAACTTAATGGGTTTgaacataaaatatgaaaaatgacacaactccttttcctctcctcctcctcctcttcctcctcctcctcctcctcttcctcctcctcctcctcctcctcctcctcctctttctcctctttcttcttctagaaAAAGGAAGCAAATTTTAAGATGGCCTTACTTAGGAAGACATACTAGATAGTGTATAAGCATTGTGATCTTCTCTTTAGATAATTTTAATGTCAAAGGATCTAGAGAGACTTCTTAGAGCCTGCAGACCAGTGGAGGGAGAAGTGAGAGGCCTGGGCAGCTTGTATCTTTGTGGAACACACGACTCATTTGCCCCATGTCACATTGGGTCTCCCAAAATAGCTAGAGTGGGCCTGGCTTCATCACACCTGACTCAATCCAATACTACAGatagaatttagaattcaggcaTCTGAGGCAAGCATTCTTCCAGTCtttaaaattatcattattattgctatCTATTAAATTTTTAGGCAAGTGCTTGATACattgatcaggctggccttgaactcagtctgtagtccaggctagcctggaagaGCAATCTCCTTCCTGCCTTAGATTCCCAGGCAGCCAGGATTACAGAGTCTGTGGGACTCCCCAATGCTTCTTCATATCTTTGCTTACAAAGATGTACTGTTTTGGTGACCAGGTAGGAATGTTTCTTAATAGcagttaattaaaaacaaaatctcttGAGGTGGATACTAACTTAAATAGAGTTTTAAGAGATGGAGATAGCCCagggctggtacaaccactgtgtgGTGTCACTGTATACCCAGTGCCTTCAGCCTTTCTGCCCTGCCATCTTTAGCCCATGGGTTTGCCTCCTCATGGCCATAAGAAAACTGCTATAGCTCCAGGTAGAAACCTATgttcagggttgggggaggggacacCTGTGAGACAGCACACAAGCATGCAAGGGAGCACAAGAAATTCCTTCTCTCAAGATCTATCCCTTGTTCTCCCCCAAAACACATCATTAGGCAGAACTTGGTCAGGTACCACTTCAGCTCAGAGAGAGCCTGGCTTTCTTACCTTCTATGGCAGGAGCTCACAGAAAACACTGCTCAAAAGTACTTCACATGATCTGGGCCATTCTCAGTGTTACTCCTGAGCTAACCATTTTGTCTTTTTACTTACCCAGCAGGCCACCAACACAGCAACATGCCAACATCGACTCTCAGCTGGCTATGAAGTTCACAGAGTCTGAGAAGCTTGGCCTTTGAGGGGTGTGACCAGGAATGACAGGCAAATGGAACCAAAGattgctttctaagcatctagaGGAGCTCTTCCTCTCACCTCTCAGGACTATAGTGCAAAGAGAGTGCTGAATGGGAGCCCTGCTTCTGCACTCACTGTGTCCAAACTTCTGCAGTGGCCAAGGtggcctccccacccacccctcacTGCTCCCTGGTATGCAGTCTTGACTTTAGCAGAGTGGTGGGCTTCTAGAAGTTTAACCTTTAGAGCCTCTGGGTTCCAGGGCCCATCTTTGGGTACGGTAGATTGTATTTGAAGTTTAGTTGCATTTTGGGGTGGGGCAGAGATGAAGAAGAGGTTTTTCCCAGTCATTTGAAATAAGAGGTTAAAATAATAATCCAAAGAGAGCCAGCTCTACTCACTGTTTATCAGAAGAGCATCAGCATTTGGAAATCGTAGCCTTTTAGAACTTGAAAAGCTGTCTTAACCCTGCAGCCAGGAGTCCTGTAGGAAAAGTCTCAAGGCCTCATCTGTTGCATGCCCTGATCTTTAACATATTTGCACTTGATATGTTAATATTGTTGAAAAGAGCTTGCTCTGTCAAGCCATTTCTTAACACATCAATAAACCAAACACACACCGTAGACTACAAAGCAAACCAAAGCCTGTGCGATGATTCCCACTCCATTTACTGtggtattttattaaatatttatttgcttcttgcTATGTTTTTTCTCCTACTTATTCCCATATGTCAAAATAGGCATTAAGCAGATTTTTACTATCATGACAAAAGACCAGAGATAATCATATTTACAAAGGAAAAAGTAGGGCTTATGGTTTTTGAGGTTACAGTACAGAGTCCCTTCATCCTGTTGATTTGGGCATGCGATGGCATAGCGTATCATGGCTGGAGTGCATGGTGGAGGACTGCTCACCTCATGGTGGCTGCTAGGGGTCAGAAAGAGGAGGCTGGCGTCCAAACAACCCCTTAAGGGAAGTCCTCAGTGACCTAACTTCTTCCCCTTAAGCTCTGTTCTCTAAGAGTTCCTTCTATCCCACTAGTACTCTGGTCTGTTTCCACGTGGACCTTGGGGAACCCAAAAAAACCACCATGATTTCTGTGTTGAATTCACGGTGGGGCAGTAATTACTTTCCCTCTTTGCTATGATCAAATACCCCCAAAGTAGCACTTTTAGTGAAGAAAGGTtcttctggcttacagttcatgGGGCCATACCCCATCACGGTGGGGATGTATGCAGCAAGTCATTGCTCACGTGATCAGGAAGCATTTAGAGGACTGGGAACTGAGCCTAGCTGACTCTTGAGTACTATCTTGAGTACTTTCTATACCCGTAATATGTACAAATTCTAGGCTTGGCTCTGACTGGACAGATTAGGGCCATGTGACCAAGCTTGAACTAATCACAGTCTGCTCACGTGCCCATGTATGTGTAAGAGTCAGAATGGGGAGTGGGCCCAGATCAGCTGCTCTGGTCCCTCAGTTGGATGGggtcaggaagaaggaaggagcctctcaaagaaatatcagaagaaaaggaagtttgCTGGGGAGAAACAACTGACGCCACTGGTGCTAGCAGGGCGTATAGCCCTCAACTTTTCCACATCCTATGCTATCTGGCTGCACTTGACCCTAAAGAAAGATCCACCCATTAGAGAACAAGAATTGTTCTATGCTACTGACATCATGAAGTATTAGTAGTAACAGTTGCTGTTTATTGAGCATCTCTTTACTTCTCACAAGGGTCTGACCTGTGTATACTGTTGACAAGCCAGCTGGGTTCTTAGGCTTCAGTCTTGGGGAACAGAGAGGTCCCTGGCCTTGCTCCCAAGATTGGAGTAAATTACCAGTTGTATTTgcggtttgtttattttttaccaaTTAATAACCTGTAACAACTACTGGCATGAAAGGACATACCAATTTTAACAGAGTTGTCCTGGGTTCTTCTCTGAGGTACACCTAGGAAAGGATACACATCTAAGCATACATAGACATGGGTCACATCCAATTCCTTGAAGCTACAGAACGGGGTCCCCAGTTCCTTGTTTCATGTCGGCCTCCTCCTGCCAGCTCACACAGCAGCAAGGAAAAGAGACTTAGCAAGACATGAATTACGTTTCTTGAGTAACACCGTCATGGGTATACACAATCACATATATCCTGTCATGGTTCCTATTCTTTAGAAGTAAGTCTTGGGAGTGCCCCTCACTAGGAAGAGGTCACACAAGGGCATGGGAACCAGAGATGGATCACGGGTTCCCCTAGAGTCTGTAAGAGACTATGTTGAGTGCACACAAGAGAGGTGAAAGGGTGATAAAGATGAGGCCACGGCAGCCACAGAGATTAGGGACTGCTCCATGACCAAAAGGATCATGACACTGTGGCTGGAGGTGTTCCTGGAAGTTGGCACAGTGGCCTTGAGTCTTGAAGGCAGGAAGGAACTTAATGTGTCTGGACGTGGTAAGAATGTGTGTGGAAAAGGGACGGAAGTCCACACCACAGCACTGAGGGGAGAAACTGCAGGATCCTATATGGAAAAATGCTGTGATCAGACTTCCAggtgttcatttctttttcttttttctttttctatttgcctgtctcctccccctccctcttttctcttccctgttttccttctccctctgccttcctcacttactcctccctcccttccttcctccctctcttccttcctccctctcttccttcctccctccctcccttccttcctccctccctctctccattcttcccttccttcttcttctgatAGGGCACTTCTATAATGAACTGGAACTCTATATAATCAAAGCTGACTTCAAACTCTAGTTCCTTCTGCTCCAGCCTCCCAAGGTTTTGGATTATAGATTATATTTGGATTATATTGTAATCTATGCCCAGAACAGATTTAGGGTTGTTGGGGACAGGTGGGACACTTAAGAAGTCTGCAAAGGCTGGGGACACAGGATGGCTGAGGCTTTGACTTACACTAGGCTGGAGGGGATGGAGACCTTTCTTGTGTGGACACCTAGAGGTGTTTGTTGGTGGGTTGTGTAGGTGGAAAAGAAAAGGGGATCACAAAGTTGACACCTGTTCAGCTTTAACCCATCGGTAGCAGTAGCTACTGATGCTTCCTCCTGAGATGGGGACTGGGTGGGAAACCCACATCCCACATTGCCCCTGTTAGTCTGGCTGTGTGACTCGACACCAAGAGGCTGTGTCAATAGATTGCTGACTTAGAGCAGGGTCTCAGCTGGGATACAAGATTTGGGAGCATTTGCAGTGCTTTGCACAACTCTTCTGGGGAGGCTGCTCAGCTACTAGGCAAGAGCTTTTCAAAACACATGTCTGATTATGTAAACACTCTTGCTCCAAACTCGGCCAAGTGCAAGGTGCTTTCCCACAGCACCAAGAAGCACTAGACCCTTCTGTTCATGCAGAGACCAATTAGTTTCCTCTGTTTGCTCATTGTTCTTAAGCGTCAGCGTTTAGTTCACAGAGAGGAAGCCAAGGTTTGGAGATTAAGTGACTTGTAGAATTCATCCAGGAAGCATGGCTTCTAATTCAAGGTTAGGTTAATTTAGTCTTGTTTCATAGAAGCTGCTGGCCTTTTATACACAGTCCAAAGATTAGCTCATTAGAAAAGCAGCCAGGGCCTACTCCATGAAAACAGGGCTTTATACAGtaaataattttatctttctgtccagaaaacatcattttgttcagctttggGCACTTGCCGTGTGCTGAGTGCTGTCTTCAGCCTACACGCTTCCAGTCAATCCAAGCTCCTGTCCACTTTAAAGGTGAGGAAGTGGAAAGCATGAGAGCTTCGACGGCGTAAGAGCAGTTTGGGAAGTGGGACTCAAACACGGCTTGCCTGCTTGAAAAACTCACCCTGGAACCAGTATGTTG is part of the Rattus norvegicus strain BN/NHsdMcwi chromosome 1, GRCr8, whole genome shotgun sequence genome and harbors:
- the Ldaf1 gene encoding lipid droplet assembly factor 1 isoform X1, coding for MAEEEPPSVSRDLQELQRKLGLLLESFQNNSKVVAFMKSPVGRFLDRHPFLVLTVLMFVTMSAIPVGFFLLIVVLTSLGALMGAILLEGTHSTQGLVISVCGLSLLCILCGLGFVSLALSGITMMSYVVVSCLMSYWFSPSRPPTQQHANIDSQLAMKFTESEKLGL
- the Ldaf1 gene encoding lipid droplet assembly factor 1, with the protein product MAEEEPPSVSRDLQELQRKLGLLLESFQNNSKVVAFMKSPVGRFLDRHPFLVLTVLMFVTMSAIPVGFFLLIVVLTSLGALMGAILLEGLVISVCGLSLLCILCGLGFVSLALSGITMMSYVVVSCLMSYWFSPSRPPTQQHANIDSQLAMKFTESEKLGL
- the Ldaf1 gene encoding lipid droplet assembly factor 1 isoform X3 — encoded protein: MAEEEPPSVSRDLQELQRKLGLLLESFQNNSKVVAFMKSPVGRFLDRHPFLVLTVLMFVTMSAIPVGFFLLIVVLTSLGALMGAILLEGLVISVCGLSLLCILCGLGFVSLALSGITMMSYVVVSCLMSYWFSPRPPTQQHANIDSQLAMKFTESEKLGL
- the Ldaf1 gene encoding lipid droplet assembly factor 1 isoform X2 encodes the protein MAEEEPPSVSRDLQELQRKLGLLLESFQNNSKVVAFMKSPVGRFLDRHPFLVLTVLMFVTMSAIPVGFFLLIVVLTSLGALMGAILLEGTHSTQGLVISVCGLSLLCILCGLGFVSLALSGITMMSYVVVSCLMSYWFSPRPPTQQHANIDSQLAMKFTESEKLGL